The DNA region CTCGTACAGATTCGCCCACGGCACCCGGCCTGCGGCGATGCCGCGGGTCAGCGTCGCGGTGAGGTGGAACAACCAGCCCAGCACCATCAGCGAGGTGCCGATGCGCCCCATCACGAAGCGCTGCCGCACGGGCGCGCCCGTGGCATCCGCGAGCGCCGACTCCTCGGCATCCGCCGACACGCCCGATGCCGCCTGCACCGACGACACGGCAGAGCTCCCCGCGCCGGCGGCCACCAGCATCCGCTCCTCGCTCCTGACCGTCGCCGACCGTCGGGCGAGGTCGAAGGCGAAGGCGATGAAGGCGCCGGCGTAGATGGCGATGGCCGTCCACAGCGTCAGGATGGAGATGGAATCCAGATCGGGCATGTCATGCTCCCTTCACGGGGCGCCGCGCGGCGGCCGCATCGAGCAGCCTCTCATGACCGCGGACGAGGTCGTCCAGGGCTGCGGCGAGGGTGGGATCCTCGCCGCGGGCGAGGCCGGCGTACTCAAGATGAATGATGTCATCGGATGCCGTCGCCTTGACCCACATGCGACGGCGGGGGACGAACAGGGCCAGGCCGAGGCCCGCCAGCGCCACCAGCGCGAAGACGAGCACCCAGACGGCCGAGTCGTCATGATGGATCTGCAGCGACACATAGCGCTTGACGGACTGCGTGAAGTCCTTCGCTCCCGCCGGGGCCTCGTTCTCGAACGTCACGGTGCCCAGGCCGTCCGGCAGGTCGGCGGTCTCGCCGGGCTGCAGCTGGATGGACTCCGCGTCGGTGCCGCGTCCGTTGAGCTTGGTCATGTCCTCGGTGTCCAGCTGGTACACCGACACGGGGGCTCCGCCGTCGATGCCCAGGTCGCCCTCGTAGACGTCCAGCGTCAGCAGCGGGATGTTCACGGCGCCGTGCGCCGAGGTGAAGGCCCCGGAGTCGAGCTTGACGGCGGTCGGGTAGAAGAACCCGATGAGGCCCAGCTGCTCCGGCATCCCGTCCGGGATCTTCACGACGCCCAGCGAGGTCATGTTGGGATCCTGCGGCAGGAACTCCACCGCCTCGCTGAACACCTGCACGCCGTCGGCATCGCGCACCGTGATGGTGGGCGCGTAGCCGTTGCCGAGCAGATACACCTTGTCACCGCCGACGACCAGCGGGTGGTTCACCTCGACCGCGCCGTCGGTCGACGAGCCGTCGGGCTCGCGCACGCTCAGGTGCGCTTTGAAGTTGCCGGCCTGCCCGGCACCGGGCTCGCCGAAGCCCTCATAGGTCACGTCGAACGAGTCCAGGGTGAGCGCGTAGGGGTCCAGCGCGTCGTCGGCGACGAAGCGGCCGCGGTTGATCGAGTTGTAGTCGATCAGGGCGTTCACGAAGGTCTGTCCCTCCACGATCACCCGCTGCCCGGTGTAGGCGAAGCCGCCGCCGATGCCGACGGCGATGAGCACACCGACCAGGGCGATGTGGAACACGAGGTTCCCGGTCTCCCGCCAGTAGCCGCGCTCCGCGGACACCGACCAGGTGCGGCCCGCACCGGTGCCGCGATCGTAGCGGGCGACCCGGTAGCCGAGTGCCTTGAGCTGCTTCTCGGCGATGTCGACGGATGCCGCGGCGTCCGCCTCCGTCCCCTCCCGCGCGACCGAGCGGTGGTCCTCCAGCCGTGCCAGCCGCACGGGGGTGCGCGGCGGCTGTGCGCGCAGCGCCTTCGCGTGGTGCTTGATGCGCGGGATGATGCAGCCGATGAGCGAGACGAACAGCAGCAGGTAGATCGCCGAGAACCACGGTGACGAGTACACGTCGAACAGGCTCAGCCCGTCGAGGATCGGGAACAGGTCGGGGTTGTCGGTCTTGTACTGGATGACGCCGTTGGGGTCGGCGCCGCGCTGCGGGAACACCGACCCCGGGATGGCGGCGATGGCGAGCAGCAGCAGCAGGATCAGCGCGACCCTCATGGAGGTCAGCTGGCGCCAGGCCCAGCGCAGCCAGCCGATGACACCGAGCTTCGGCTGGGAGATCCCGTCATCGACGGGAGCCGCGGAGTCGATGTGGTCGGCGGGGCGCAGCGGATCGGATGCCGCGGACGCGCCGTCCCGGTCAGAGCGGGAGGACGACACTGGACATCACCGCCCCGATGCGCGACATGAGCTGCGTCCACACGCCGGTGACCATCAGCAGTCCGAGGAGGATGAGGAGCGAGCCGCCGATGATGTTGACGGCGCGGATGTGGCGGCGCATGAACGCGGTCGCCGTCGTCGCCCAGCCGAAGCCGAGGGCGACCAGCAGGAACGGGATGCCGAGGCCCAGCGAGTACGCGACGCCCAGCAGCGCGGCGCGCCACGGATCGCCGAGGGTCCAGCCGACGCTGATGATGGCGCCGAGGGTGGGGCCCGTGCACGGCGCCCAGCCGATCGCGAGCGTGACGCCCAGCAGCGGCGCTCCGACGAGCCCCGTGGTGGAGGTCACCGGCATCCGGAACTGCCGCTGCGCGAACCCGAAGAAGCCGAGGAACACCAGGCCCATCGCGATGACGACGACGCCCAGGATGCGGGTGATCAGTTCTCCCCACTGCAGCAGGAAGACGGATGCCGTGCCGCCGACCACCGTGTAGGCGACGAAGACCACGGTGAAGCCCGCGATGAACAGCAGCACGCCCAGCAGCATCCGCCGTCGGTCGCCGCGCGTCCGCGTCACGGACCGCGCCTCTCCGCCCGGGGACGGCGTGGAGCCCGCCGCTCCCCCGATGAACCCGAGATAGCCGGGCACCAGCGGCAGGATGCACGGGGAGAGGAACGAGACGAGTCCCGCCAGCAGCGCCAGCGGGATCGCCAGCCACAGCGCCCCGGCGCCGATCACGGCATCCGGAGTCACGCGGTCTCCTTCAGGACGTCCTTGATGAGGGTCGACAGGATGGAGGTGCCGTCGATGGGGCCGATGATGCGCGCGGCGACGCGGCCCTGCCGATCCAGCACCAGCGTGGTGGGCGGCGCCTGGATGGGGGCCACCTTCGCGAAGGCGAGCTTGGCCTCCCCGGTGTCGGCGTCGATGAGGCTCGGGTAGGTGACGCCGTACTTCTGTGCGAACGCCTTGGCCGTGTCGGCCTGATCGTAGATGTTGACGCCCATGAAGACCACGCCATCGGCCCGGTGCTGCTGCCAGACGGCCTCGAGGTCCTTCGCCTCGACGCGGCAGGGCCCGCACGTCGCGTACCAGAAGTTCACGACGACGACCTCGCCGAGCGCGTCCGTGCTGGAGAACGCCTCCCCGGTCTCGGTCGTCCCGCCGAACTCGACGGTCTCGCCGCGCTTGTCCGCGGGGATCTCCACGACGCGGAAGTCATCCGTCGTGTACGCGTTCTGGTCGCCGTTGAGATACGCCTCGGTCGCGGGGTCGGGCGCGCACGCGCTCAGCCCCGCGGCGAGCGCGCCGGCGAGGACCACGGCCCCGAGGCGCAGGACGTCGCGGCGGGATCGAGCAGGCGAGGACACGCTGGGAATCGTACGCGTGTTTCCTATGGGTGCTCTGCGATGGCGGGCTGTGCGGCGGAGCGGACTCCGCTGGGATCAGACGGCGCCGAGGTCGATTCCGGATGCCGCGGGCTCGGCGTAGTCGATCTCGTGCCACGCATCGCCCACACGCTCGAAGGTCGTCACGCTGGAGAGCGCGCAGCGACGCGACCGCGGGTCGTGGCGCAGCGGGAGGCCGGCGACGGCGAGGTGCGTGATCCAGATCGGCGCCTGGTGGGAGACGAGCACGATGTCCCCGGCGTCCGTCCCTGTCGCGGCATCCGCGCAGTCGCCCATCGCGGCCAGCATCCGCTCCGCGACCGACCGGTACGGCTCCCCCCAGCTGGGCACGGAGGGGCGACGCAGATACCACCAGTTCAGGGGGTTGCGCAGCGCGCGCGACATCCGTCTGCCCTCGAAGACATTGGTCGGCTCGATGATGCGCTCCTCGAGCACCGGTGCGAGGCCGGTCAGCTCGGCGAAGGGCGCCGCCGACTCCTGCGTGCGCTCCAGGGGGGAGCAGCGCAGCTGCGCGATGGGGCGGCCGAGACCCGCCACGTGCTCCGCGGCCGCGCGGGCCATCGCCCGTCCCGACGCGCTGAGATGATAGTCGGGGAGCCGCCCGTACAGCACGCGCGCAGGGTTGTGCACCTCGCCGTGCCGGACGAGGTGGAGGCGTGATGCGGTCACGCACCCACCGTAGCGCGGTGCCGCACGCGCTGGCCGCCGCCGACGGCGTCATGCAGCGCGACACGCCGCATCCGGCCCGTCGAAGCGACCATCTGCGTCACGGGAGGCCTCCCGTGACGGCCACGTAGACTGGGGCGGTTCGCATTCACCTATCCGAAGGACTCCTCCGTGCTCCGCACCCACACGGCAGGCTCGTTGAACGCCGCCCACATCGGTCAGACCGTCACCCTCTCGGGCTGGGTCGATCGTCGCCGCGATCACGGAGGCGTCGCGTTCATCGATCTCCGGGATGCCTCGGGCATCGCGCAGGTCGTCATCCGTGACGAGGAGGTGGCGCACCCGCTGCGCAGCGAGTTCGTCCTGCAGGTGACCGGCGAGGTGTCGCGGCGCCCCGACGGCAACGAGAACCCCAACCTGCCCACCGGCGAGATCGAGCTGATCGCGACCGACGTGGTGGTGCTGAACGAGTCGGCGCCAC from Microbacterium soli includes:
- the resB gene encoding cytochrome c biogenesis protein ResB gives rise to the protein MSSSRSDRDGASAASDPLRPADHIDSAAPVDDGISQPKLGVIGWLRWAWRQLTSMRVALILLLLLAIAAIPGSVFPQRGADPNGVIQYKTDNPDLFPILDGLSLFDVYSSPWFSAIYLLLFVSLIGCIIPRIKHHAKALRAQPPRTPVRLARLEDHRSVAREGTEADAAASVDIAEKQLKALGYRVARYDRGTGAGRTWSVSAERGYWRETGNLVFHIALVGVLIAVGIGGGFAYTGQRVIVEGQTFVNALIDYNSINRGRFVADDALDPYALTLDSFDVTYEGFGEPGAGQAGNFKAHLSVREPDGSSTDGAVEVNHPLVVGGDKVYLLGNGYAPTITVRDADGVQVFSEAVEFLPQDPNMTSLGVVKIPDGMPEQLGLIGFFYPTAVKLDSGAFTSAHGAVNIPLLTLDVYEGDLGIDGGAPVSVYQLDTEDMTKLNGRGTDAESIQLQPGETADLPDGLGTVTFENEAPAGAKDFTQSVKRYVSLQIHHDDSAVWVLVFALVALAGLGLALFVPRRRMWVKATASDDIIHLEYAGLARGEDPTLAAALDDLVRGHERLLDAAAARRPVKGA
- a CDS encoding cytochrome c biogenesis CcdA family protein, with the protein product MTPDAVIGAGALWLAIPLALLAGLVSFLSPCILPLVPGYLGFIGGAAGSTPSPGGEARSVTRTRGDRRRMLLGVLLFIAGFTVVFVAYTVVGGTASVFLLQWGELITRILGVVVIAMGLVFLGFFGFAQRQFRMPVTSTTGLVGAPLLGVTLAIGWAPCTGPTLGAIISVGWTLGDPWRAALLGVAYSLGLGIPFLLVALGFGWATTATAFMRRHIRAVNIIGGSLLILLGLLMVTGVWTQLMSRIGAVMSSVVLPL
- a CDS encoding histidine phosphatase family protein, with translation MTASRLHLVRHGEVHNPARVLYGRLPDYHLSASGRAMARAAAEHVAGLGRPIAQLRCSPLERTQESAAPFAELTGLAPVLEERIIEPTNVFEGRRMSRALRNPLNWWYLRRPSVPSWGEPYRSVAERMLAAMGDCADAATGTDAGDIVLVSHQAPIWITHLAVAGLPLRHDPRSRRCALSSVTTFERVGDAWHEIDYAEPAASGIDLGAV
- a CDS encoding TlpA disulfide reductase family protein — its product is MSSPARSRRDVLRLGAVVLAGALAAGLSACAPDPATEAYLNGDQNAYTTDDFRVVEIPADKRGETVEFGGTTETGEAFSSTDALGEVVVVNFWYATCGPCRVEAKDLEAVWQQHRADGVVFMGVNIYDQADTAKAFAQKYGVTYPSLIDADTGEAKLAFAKVAPIQAPPTTLVLDRQGRVAARIIGPIDGTSILSTLIKDVLKETA